A genomic stretch from Sphingobacterium sp. ML3W includes:
- a CDS encoding response regulator transcription factor, whose protein sequence is MKILLVEDDVRVAGLIKRGLDENEFQTDIAYDGISGKKMALQHDFDLIITDIVLPKMDGLDLCKEIRHIKPDLPIIMLTALGTTDDKIEGFDAGADDYLVKPFEMRELLARIRVLLKRYQKQESTTGTILRYADLEMNLHTKNVRRNNTDISLTPKEFKLLHYLLLHPERVLSRMEIAEKVWETHFDTGTNFIDVYINYLRKKVDKDFDKKYIHTKSGMGFILKQD, encoded by the coding sequence ATGAAAATTCTTTTAGTTGAAGATGATGTCCGTGTCGCAGGACTAATAAAACGCGGGCTGGATGAAAACGAATTTCAGACCGACATTGCCTATGATGGTATTTCAGGAAAGAAAATGGCCCTACAGCACGATTTCGACCTGATCATTACCGATATTGTATTACCCAAGATGGATGGGCTTGATCTCTGCAAGGAGATCCGTCATATTAAACCCGACCTGCCCATCATCATGCTTACCGCGCTCGGTACCACAGACGACAAAATCGAGGGTTTTGATGCTGGAGCGGACGATTATCTGGTCAAACCTTTCGAAATGCGGGAGCTATTGGCGCGGATACGGGTGCTGCTCAAACGCTATCAGAAACAGGAAAGCACAACAGGAACCATCCTGCGCTACGCGGATCTGGAAATGAATCTGCATACCAAAAATGTCAGACGCAACAATACCGATATCAGTCTGACACCCAAAGAATTCAAACTACTCCACTACCTGCTACTGCACCCCGAACGTGTATTATCTAGAATGGAGATTGCCGAAAAAGTCTGGGAAACCCATTTCGATACCGGCACTAATTTTATTGATGTCTATATCAATTACCTCCGAAAAAAAGTAGACAAGGATTTTGATAAAAAATATATCCATACCAAATCCGGGATGGGCTTTATTTTAAAACAGGACTAA
- a CDS encoding DinB family protein, producing the protein MDKPKSAKLEVIIPAYRMHSQSFINVLDGISEEHARQRINGQTNHIVWMAGNFVNVRYGIAYILGLQEEDPYHDLFFMGKTLDEQFNYPSLKELKDSFYAISPKVYQRLLEVDDAQLAEIFKIDMNVPFVEENKLNFIGMCIGRQDYLCGQMALMRRILNYPGMKYEMDEQMTY; encoded by the coding sequence ATGGATAAACCAAAATCAGCAAAATTAGAAGTCATTATTCCTGCGTATCGGATGCACAGTCAAAGTTTTATCAATGTTTTGGACGGTATTTCCGAGGAACATGCACGTCAACGTATCAACGGGCAGACCAACCACATTGTCTGGATGGCCGGTAACTTCGTCAACGTACGTTATGGAATCGCATACATTTTGGGCCTTCAGGAGGAAGATCCCTATCATGACTTATTTTTTATGGGTAAAACATTGGATGAACAGTTTAACTACCCAAGTTTAAAAGAATTAAAAGATAGTTTCTATGCCATTTCGCCCAAAGTATATCAGCGTCTGCTGGAAGTTGACGATGCGCAATTGGCGGAGATTTTCAAAATTGATATGAACGTTCCTTTTGTCGAGGAGAACAAACTTAATTTTATAGGGATGTGCATTGGACGGCAGGATTATCTCTGCGGTCAGATGGCATTGATGCGACGTATACTCAATTATCCGGGTATGAAATATGAAATGGACGAGCAGATGACCTATTAA
- a CDS encoding serine hydrolase domain-containing protein: MQHFNIKNLKLVLFFMCVTCGAMGQKINKSLFDKTLSNYYPNGNEPGIVVAISQHGEIRYQYAVGMADLKTNQKITEKTHFRMASVSKQVTAQAICSLFDQGKLHPTDQLGLFFNNLPMALRGITVAQLLQHRSGIMDYEALIPEDRTAQVSDQDVLEYIRQTDTLYFPIGSQFRYSNTGYCLLALIVEQVAKESFTTFVKKNLFQPNGIVEGTIYTADADIPNRALGYHPKEDAFVFADQSVTSATQGDGGAYLSAIEYHQWANFLLHKRFQQAGIRDLLEKERFQVKDGVSYNLGWFIYPFDQNTVFFHSGESTGFHNIVYLDKRKELVVTLFSNRDDLRIAEAFDALLEEMKLRKPMDESGQNESVFGWLNAIYAN; this comes from the coding sequence ATGCAGCACTTTAACATCAAGAACCTAAAACTCGTCTTATTTTTTATGTGTGTAACATGCGGTGCGATGGGACAAAAAATCAATAAGTCCTTATTCGATAAAACCCTGTCCAACTATTATCCCAATGGAAATGAACCGGGAATCGTTGTCGCAATCAGTCAGCACGGAGAGATCCGTTACCAATATGCAGTAGGAATGGCAGATTTGAAAACGAATCAAAAGATCACGGAAAAGACCCATTTTCGGATGGCTTCTGTCAGTAAGCAGGTGACAGCGCAGGCGATTTGTAGCTTATTTGACCAGGGGAAATTACATCCAACGGATCAATTAGGACTTTTTTTTAATAATTTACCGATGGCTCTGCGGGGTATAACCGTTGCTCAATTACTCCAGCACCGATCGGGGATCATGGACTATGAGGCATTGATACCCGAAGATCGAACAGCACAAGTGTCAGATCAGGATGTACTGGAGTATATCCGGCAGACAGATACGCTCTATTTCCCAATAGGGAGCCAATTCAGATATAGTAATACAGGTTATTGCCTACTGGCATTGATTGTGGAACAGGTGGCGAAGGAATCATTTACAACTTTTGTGAAAAAGAATTTATTTCAGCCGAATGGTATTGTGGAAGGAACCATCTATACGGCTGATGCGGACATCCCCAATCGGGCTTTGGGCTATCATCCTAAGGAGGATGCCTTTGTGTTTGCAGATCAGAGTGTGACCAGTGCCACGCAAGGCGATGGAGGTGCCTACTTATCGGCAATCGAATATCATCAATGGGCCAATTTTTTACTTCATAAGCGTTTTCAGCAGGCCGGTATACGGGATTTGTTGGAAAAAGAGCGCTTTCAGGTAAAAGATGGCGTTTCCTACAATTTGGGCTGGTTTATCTATCCTTTCGATCAAAATACGGTATTCTTCCATTCTGGTGAATCAACGGGCTTCCATAATATCGTTTATTTAGACAAACGAAAAGAGCTTGTTGTCACCTTATTTAGCAATCGTGATGATCTTCGGATTGCAGAAGCATTTGACGCCCTGTTGGAGGAGATGAAACTGCGTAAACCAATGGATGAAAGTGGACAAAATGAATCGGTTTTTGGCTGGCTCAATGCGATATATGCGAATTAA
- a CDS encoding Crp/Fnr family transcriptional regulator produces the protein MLRTNHSFLDRTTTLYAQQSRQDDIVLRKYTKGQNLYDQGTASTKVMVISEGIIKCYFTEANDKEYIVEFLSVGEIVGEIESIRHISSLCSIQAMTDVMVYAFSKAYFRELLERDITWSNMLLDVMAQRIVHTSSRASYQQLYSLEHSLHRLLEIQSQQDIAIKKEDMAAYLGISVRSLNRELKKLL, from the coding sequence ATGTTAAGAACAAATCACTCATTTTTGGATCGCACAACAACACTTTACGCGCAGCAATCGCGTCAGGATGATATCGTGCTGAGAAAGTATACCAAGGGGCAAAACTTATATGATCAGGGTACAGCATCCACCAAGGTCATGGTTATCAGTGAAGGAATAATCAAGTGTTATTTTACCGAGGCCAATGACAAGGAGTATATCGTGGAATTTCTTTCGGTCGGGGAAATCGTTGGGGAGATCGAAAGCATTCGTCATATTTCCAGTCTATGTAGCATACAGGCCATGACCGATGTGATGGTCTATGCATTTTCCAAAGCGTATTTTAGGGAGCTATTGGAAAGGGACATTACCTGGAGCAATATGTTGCTGGATGTGATGGCGCAACGTATTGTGCATACTTCGAGCCGGGCATCTTACCAGCAGTTATACAGTCTGGAGCATAGTTTACACCGTTTATTGGAAATCCAATCCCAACAGGATATTGCGATAAAGAAAGAAGATATGGCTGCTTACCTCGGTATTTCGGTCAGGAGCCTCAATCGGGAGCTCAAGAAATTACTGTAA
- a CDS encoding HAD family hydrolase, whose translation MNSKITTIAFDADDTLWANESYFQEAERQFCLLLENYLPQHTVSQELFATEMKNLHLYGYGIKGFMLCMIETANRISENTLHVEIINQIIAIGHELLQKPIELLPGVTETLTQLKGNYRLVVATKGDLLDQERKLKNSGLEDYFHHIEIMSDKKEKDYRKLLKHLDCTPDRFMMLGNSLKSDILPVLELGGFGVHIPYHVTWTHEQHEVNLEHERFIALQRVDEILTHLG comes from the coding sequence ATGAACAGTAAGATAACAACCATCGCTTTTGATGCCGACGATACCCTCTGGGCCAATGAATCCTATTTTCAGGAAGCAGAAAGACAATTTTGCCTGCTTTTGGAAAACTACCTTCCACAACATACCGTCTCGCAGGAGCTCTTCGCTACCGAGATGAAGAATCTGCACCTATATGGTTATGGGATCAAAGGTTTTATGTTGTGTATGATTGAGACCGCCAATCGAATTTCGGAAAACACGCTGCACGTTGAGATCATTAATCAAATTATAGCGATCGGACATGAGCTCTTGCAGAAGCCCATTGAATTGCTACCGGGGGTGACCGAAACGCTGACACAGCTAAAGGGAAATTACAGACTGGTCGTTGCAACCAAGGGTGACCTCTTGGATCAAGAGCGGAAATTAAAAAATTCCGGATTGGAAGACTATTTTCACCACATCGAAATCATGAGCGATAAAAAAGAAAAAGACTATCGTAAATTGCTCAAGCATCTGGATTGCACACCTGATCGCTTTATGATGTTAGGCAATTCCCTCAAATCCGATATCCTGCCAGTACTCGAGCTCGGTGGTTTTGGTGTTCATATCCCCTATCATGTGACTTGGACACATGAACAGCATGAAGTTAATTTAGAACACGAACGCTTTATTGCCCTTCAACGAGTCGATGAGATCCTGACGCATTTGGGCTAA